In the Salinirubrum litoreum genome, one interval contains:
- the tbsP gene encoding transcriptional regulator TbsP: MSTKSNLLETQIEDILAAALEETDGELLIVDPSAEAIESLVEVATAFEGDLPTMRMIADESVLKGVMDDFIVASNAADLIDAGTLSMRTAEESVDNSLLVTSDAVRAVVSAGDRVAALTTDDEAFVESAFDAYTELWEAAPDFKLRTPPISRVRETLDSDIGEASRSDFDSVLASLETARGDGEGLDEVTISLLVAAKNDVLLYDISKWGEDVGIASKATFSRTKTKLEDMGLIDTEKVPIDVGRPRLRLKLGDDQLKSANTDQLASVAMSMLN, translated from the coding sequence ATGAGTACGAAGTCAAATTTACTTGAAACCCAGATCGAGGATATCCTCGCCGCCGCACTCGAGGAGACCGACGGCGAACTCCTGATCGTCGACCCCTCGGCCGAGGCAATCGAATCGCTCGTCGAAGTCGCCACCGCGTTCGAGGGCGACCTGCCGACGATGCGGATGATCGCCGACGAGTCCGTCCTGAAGGGCGTGATGGACGACTTCATCGTCGCCAGCAACGCGGCCGACCTCATCGACGCCGGCACGCTGTCGATGCGGACGGCCGAGGAGAGCGTGGACAACTCCCTGCTCGTCACCAGCGACGCGGTGCGGGCAGTCGTCAGCGCCGGCGACCGCGTGGCCGCCCTGACGACCGACGACGAGGCGTTCGTCGAGAGCGCCTTCGACGCCTACACCGAACTGTGGGAGGCCGCGCCGGACTTCAAGCTCCGCACGCCGCCCATCTCCCGCGTCCGGGAGACCCTCGACAGCGACATCGGCGAGGCCTCGCGTTCGGACTTCGACTCGGTGCTCGCCTCCCTCGAGACGGCCCGTGGCGACGGCGAGGGTCTCGACGAGGTCACCATCAGCCTGCTCGTCGCGGCGAAGAACGACGTGCTGCTGTACGACATCAGCAAGTGGGGCGAGGACGTCGGCATCGCCAGCAAGGCGACGTTCTCCCGCACGAAGACGAAGCTCGAGGACATGGGCCTGATCGACACCGAGAAGGTTCCCATCGACGTCGGCCGCCCGCGCCTGCGCCTGAAGCTCGGCGACGACCAGCTGAAGTCCGCCAACACGGACCAGCTGGCCAGCGTGGCGATGAGCATGCTGAACTGA
- a CDS encoding N-acyl homoserine lactonase family protein — protein MADATVHLLDRGTVRADAGYVIDGYSMGSAVEPNPDHEMLDFVVWSAVIDHPEGTYLWDTGSHPDAGAGYWPDPLYAAFEHVDAADHDLEADLDRAGYDLADIDAVVMSHLHLDHAGGLHNFADTDTPIYVHEEELKFAYYSAKTTEGSIAYLAADFDHDLRWEVVHRDRHSLADDFELLHLPGHTPGVLGARLDLPDETVLIAGDECYVDANYTDEVPLGPGLLWSDRHWFESLQWLKDLQRRTDADVLYGHDREHFESFEGGWNR, from the coding sequence ATGGCAGACGCGACCGTCCACCTGCTCGACCGGGGTACCGTCCGCGCCGACGCCGGCTACGTGATCGACGGCTACTCGATGGGGAGTGCCGTGGAACCGAACCCGGACCACGAGATGCTCGACTTCGTGGTCTGGTCCGCCGTGATCGACCACCCGGAGGGAACCTATCTCTGGGATACCGGGTCACACCCCGACGCCGGTGCGGGCTACTGGCCCGATCCGCTGTACGCCGCCTTCGAACACGTCGACGCCGCCGACCACGACCTCGAGGCCGACCTCGACCGGGCGGGCTACGATCTCGCCGACATCGACGCCGTGGTGATGTCCCACCTGCACCTCGACCACGCGGGCGGCCTCCACAACTTCGCGGACACCGACACGCCGATCTACGTCCACGAGGAGGAACTCAAGTTCGCCTACTACAGCGCCAAGACGACCGAAGGCTCCATCGCGTACCTCGCCGCGGACTTCGATCACGACCTGCGCTGGGAGGTCGTCCACCGCGACCGGCACAGCCTCGCCGACGACTTCGAACTGCTCCACCTGCCCGGTCACACGCCGGGGGTCCTCGGCGCACGTCTCGACCTGCCGGACGAGACGGTCCTGATCGCCGGTGACGAGTGTTACGTCGACGCGAACTACACGGACGAGGTGCCACTCGGTCCCGGGTTACTGTGGAGCGACCGCCACTGGTTCGAGAGCCTCCAGTGGCTGAAGGACCTCCAGCGCCGGACCGACGCCGACGTGCTCTACGGCCACGACCGCGAGCACTTCGAGTCGTTCGAGGGTGGCTGGAACCGGTAA
- the mobA gene encoding molybdenum cofactor guanylyltransferase — translation MADRPLRSDDSDDSDHSDRPDRPDRQSRAGVVLAGGYATRFGDRDKAVADLAGVPMVRRTTDRLAEVTDAVVVNCRREQVPALREALAGRDDVALAPDPTPDRGPLAGIATGLAVLDATSVAYTAVVACDMPLVDPALLAYLFDRAEGHDAALVRTDDGWFQPTQAVYRIEAMRCACADALDEENPRVLSALDDLDAVVIDEAEVDSVASMRSLTDVNTAEELATVAESLADE, via the coding sequence ATGGCCGACAGGCCACTCCGCTCCGACGACTCCGACGACTCCGACCACTCCGACCGACCCGACCGACCCGACCGCCAGTCCCGCGCCGGTGTCGTTCTCGCCGGCGGCTACGCCACCCGGTTCGGCGACCGGGACAAGGCTGTCGCCGACCTCGCGGGCGTGCCGATGGTCCGGCGGACCACGGACAGACTCGCCGAGGTGACCGACGCGGTGGTCGTCAACTGCCGCCGCGAGCAGGTGCCGGCACTCCGCGAGGCGCTCGCCGGCCGGGACGACGTGGCACTCGCGCCAGATCCGACACCGGACCGTGGGCCACTGGCGGGCATCGCAACTGGTCTCGCGGTTCTCGACGCGACCAGCGTGGCGTACACCGCAGTCGTCGCCTGCGACATGCCACTGGTCGACCCGGCACTGCTCGCGTACCTGTTCGACCGCGCCGAGGGACACGACGCCGCGCTCGTCAGGACCGACGACGGCTGGTTCCAGCCGACACAGGCCGTCTACCGGATCGAGGCGATGCGGTGTGCCTGTGCCGACGCGCTGGACGAGGAGAACCCGAGGGTGCTTTCCGCCCTGGACGACCTCGACGCCGTGGTGATCGACGAAGCGGAAGTCGACTCGGTCGCGTCGATGCGGAGTCTGACCGACGTGAACACCGCCGAGGAGTTGGCGACGGTCGCCGAGTCGCTGGCCGACGAGTGA
- a CDS encoding SLC13 family permease, translating into MSASRLSRRPDWLTRRRVGLLAGPVGCLALLLAPTPTGLPPTGQATLAVTWWIAVWWLTEAVAIPVTSLLPVVLFPLLGVGTVQSATAPYADPVVFLFLGGFSLALAVENVGLHRRVALAVVGRLGTDPRRLLLGLMLVTAGLSMWLSNTATAMLLLPVALALAGVDGSPAEGGPEQTESTERATSEPPGPLHAPNPALEAGETVESPTAVALLLGVAYAASVGGVATPVGSPPNAILVGVARSTLGVDVAFAEWLAVGLPLAVGFLVVTWVVLVRLFPLSADALSVASDPDADATGDLPPVSVGERRVAIVFLAVAGLWLARPFLLADLAPGLTDAGIAVAGAVALFLLPGEDGPILSWGDTERVPWGVLLLFGAGFSLAAAVRDSGLDEWVADLLVGVGGLPAVLVILVVALGTTFLTEITSNTATASLLLPILAAVAPALGVPALPLLTVGAMAASFAFMLPVATPPNAVVFGSGLVSVPTMARAGVLLNVLGALFVTLLATGWVPVVWG; encoded by the coding sequence ATGTCGGCGTCCCGACTCTCTCGCCGCCCCGACTGGCTCACCCGTAGACGCGTCGGACTCCTCGCCGGACCAGTCGGCTGTCTCGCCCTCCTCCTCGCGCCGACACCGACCGGACTCCCCCCGACCGGGCAGGCGACGCTCGCGGTTACCTGGTGGATCGCGGTCTGGTGGCTGACCGAGGCAGTCGCCATCCCCGTGACGAGTCTCCTGCCGGTCGTGCTGTTTCCCCTGCTCGGCGTCGGGACGGTCCAGTCGGCGACAGCACCCTACGCCGATCCGGTCGTCTTCCTCTTTCTCGGCGGCTTCTCGCTCGCGCTCGCAGTGGAGAACGTCGGACTCCACCGCCGGGTCGCACTGGCGGTCGTCGGCCGACTCGGGACCGATCCGCGTCGCCTGCTCCTCGGACTGATGCTCGTCACGGCCGGGCTGTCGATGTGGCTCTCGAACACCGCGACCGCGATGCTGTTGCTCCCGGTCGCGCTGGCGCTCGCCGGTGTCGACGGGTCGCCGGCAGAGGGCGGTCCGGAGCAGACCGAATCCACCGAACGGGCGACGAGCGAGCCACCCGGCCCACTCCACGCGCCGAACCCCGCACTGGAGGCCGGCGAGACGGTCGAGTCGCCGACCGCCGTGGCACTCCTGCTCGGGGTCGCCTACGCCGCCTCGGTCGGCGGGGTCGCCACCCCGGTCGGCTCCCCGCCGAACGCGATTCTGGTCGGTGTCGCCCGATCCACGCTGGGTGTCGACGTCGCCTTCGCGGAGTGGCTGGCGGTCGGGCTTCCACTCGCTGTCGGGTTTCTCGTCGTCACGTGGGTCGTCCTCGTTCGCCTGTTTCCCCTCTCTGCGGACGCGCTCTCGGTCGCGTCCGACCCGGATGCCGACGCGACGGGCGACCTCCCGCCGGTCTCGGTCGGCGAGCGCCGGGTCGCCATCGTCTTCCTCGCGGTCGCGGGGCTGTGGCTCGCGCGTCCCTTCCTGCTCGCCGACCTCGCACCGGGACTCACCGACGCCGGCATCGCGGTCGCCGGGGCCGTCGCGCTCTTTCTCCTGCCCGGCGAGGACGGCCCCATCCTCTCGTGGGGCGACACCGAGCGCGTCCCGTGGGGCGTCCTCCTGTTGTTCGGCGCGGGCTTCTCGCTGGCGGCCGCCGTCCGCGACAGCGGCCTCGACGAGTGGGTCGCCGACCTCCTCGTCGGCGTCGGCGGCCTGCCGGCGGTGCTCGTGATCCTCGTGGTCGCACTCGGCACGACGTTCCTCACCGAGATCACCTCGAACACGGCGACCGCCTCCCTGCTCCTGCCGATCCTCGCGGCGGTCGCGCCCGCCCTCGGCGTCCCCGCACTACCACTGCTGACGGTCGGCGCGATGGCGGCCTCCTTCGCGTTCATGCTCCCGGTGGCGACCCCGCCGAACGCGGTCGTCTTCGGCTCTGGCCTGGTGAGCGTCCCGACGATGGCCCGTGCCGGCGTCCTGTTGAACGTCCTCGGCGCACTGTTCGTCACCCTGCTGGCGACCGGGTGGGTCCCCGTCGTGTGGGGGTAG
- a CDS encoding DUF1684 domain-containing protein, whose product MSTEPKAEWTEWREAKDEYLKRNPHSPIPQDQRDRFDGLDYYPYDADYRFVLALDRFSDPETVTIDTTTEGTQEYLRWGAFTADIAGESATVHAFKPASDPDADHLWVPLRDATSGDTTYGAGRYLDLDADHRTSDDRWVVDLNYLYSPFCAYNDAYECPLTPVSNWLEVPVEAGERYED is encoded by the coding sequence ATGAGCACCGAACCAAAAGCCGAGTGGACCGAGTGGCGCGAAGCGAAAGACGAGTACCTGAAGCGCAACCCCCACTCGCCCATCCCACAGGACCAGCGCGACCGGTTCGACGGCCTCGACTACTACCCCTACGACGCCGACTACCGGTTCGTCCTCGCACTCGACCGCTTTTCGGACCCCGAGACCGTCACCATCGACACGACCACCGAGGGGACACAGGAGTACCTGCGCTGGGGTGCCTTCACCGCCGACATCGCCGGCGAGTCGGCGACCGTCCACGCGTTCAAACCGGCCAGCGACCCCGACGCCGACCACCTCTGGGTCCCGCTCCGGGACGCGACGTCGGGCGACACGACCTACGGCGCGGGCCGGTACCTCGATCTGGACGCCGACCACCGGACCAGCGACGACCGCTGGGTCGTCGATCTGAACTACCTCTACAGCCCCTTCTGCGCCTACAACGACGCCTACGAGTGCCCGCTGACGCCGGTCTCGAACTGGCTGGAGGTGCCAGTCGAGGCCGGCGAGCGCTACGAGGACTGA
- the thsA gene encoding thermosome subunit alpha — protein MQQPMFILTEGTTRTRGGAAQESNIRAGKAVANAVRTTLGPRGMDKMLVDSSGEVVITNDGATILNEMDIDHPAAQMIVEVAQTQEDEVGDGTTTAAVLAGRLLAEAEELLEGDLHPTVIVEGYHEAARLAQEAIDAQVLDLDLDDETLVKVAESSMTGKGTGDVTADVLAEQVVAAVRQVYHDRLDRENVHVHTKTGASSSATELIEGVLLDKTPANDNMPRTVEDAAVIVLDTKLDVRKASADTEYNITSVEQLDAAVRAEDDELRGYAKSLADAGVSVVFCTKAIDDRVANYLADADVLAFKNVSTKKARAIARATGAKRLGTVADLDEADFGHADRVRVKKYGDDELTFIEGGRAAEAVTLFLRGGTQHVVDELARAIEDAIDVTIAALDKGGVVPGAGSTEIAIADYVREQAAGIEGRKQLAVEAFADAVETLPRTLAENTGMDPIDAVVDLRARFDREGRAGVIALGQSGEIGDPVEHGVLDPAAVKREAIESATEAATMIVRIDDVIAAN, from the coding sequence ATGCAGCAACCGATGTTCATTCTGACAGAGGGAACGACCCGAACGCGCGGCGGGGCGGCACAGGAGTCCAACATCCGTGCCGGGAAGGCCGTCGCCAACGCGGTCCGGACGACGCTCGGCCCGCGCGGGATGGACAAGATGCTGGTCGACTCGTCGGGCGAGGTCGTCATCACCAACGACGGCGCGACCATCCTGAACGAGATGGACATCGACCACCCCGCGGCCCAGATGATCGTCGAAGTCGCCCAGACCCAGGAGGACGAGGTCGGCGACGGGACGACCACGGCGGCGGTACTCGCGGGGCGACTGCTCGCCGAGGCCGAGGAACTCTTAGAGGGTGACCTCCACCCGACCGTCATCGTCGAGGGCTACCACGAGGCCGCCCGCCTCGCACAGGAGGCCATCGACGCGCAGGTACTCGATCTCGATCTGGACGACGAGACGCTCGTGAAAGTCGCCGAGTCGTCCATGACCGGCAAAGGAACCGGCGACGTGACCGCCGACGTCCTCGCGGAGCAGGTCGTCGCGGCAGTCCGGCAGGTGTACCACGACCGTCTGGACCGCGAGAACGTCCACGTCCACACGAAGACCGGCGCGTCGTCCAGCGCGACGGAACTCATCGAGGGCGTCCTCCTCGACAAGACGCCGGCGAACGACAACATGCCCCGGACCGTCGAGGACGCGGCCGTGATCGTCCTCGACACGAAACTCGACGTCCGCAAGGCGTCGGCCGACACCGAGTACAACATCACCAGCGTCGAGCAACTCGACGCCGCGGTCCGCGCCGAGGACGACGAACTGCGCGGCTACGCGAAGTCCCTCGCGGACGCGGGCGTCTCGGTCGTCTTCTGCACGAAGGCCATCGACGACCGCGTGGCGAACTACCTCGCAGATGCGGACGTCCTGGCGTTCAAGAACGTCTCGACGAAGAAGGCGCGGGCCATCGCCCGCGCGACCGGCGCGAAGCGCCTCGGCACGGTCGCCGATCTGGACGAGGCGGACTTCGGCCACGCCGACCGCGTCCGTGTCAAGAAGTACGGCGACGACGAACTCACCTTCATCGAGGGCGGCCGGGCGGCCGAGGCCGTCACGCTGTTCCTGCGCGGCGGGACCCAGCACGTCGTCGACGAACTGGCGCGCGCCATCGAGGACGCCATCGACGTGACTATCGCGGCACTGGACAAGGGCGGCGTCGTCCCCGGTGCCGGTTCCACGGAGATCGCCATCGCGGACTACGTCCGGGAGCAGGCAGCGGGCATCGAGGGCCGCAAGCAACTCGCCGTCGAGGCGTTCGCCGACGCGGTCGAGACGCTCCCGCGCACCCTCGCGGAGAACACCGGCATGGACCCCATCGACGCGGTCGTGGACCTGCGCGCTCGCTTCGACCGCGAGGGACGTGCGGGCGTCATCGCGCTCGGTCAGTCCGGCGAGATCGGTGACCCGGTAGAGCACGGCGTGCTCGACCCGGCGGCCGTGAAGCGCGAGGCCATCGAGTCCGCGACCGAAGCGGCGACCATGATCGTCCGCATCGACGACGTGATCGCGGCTAACTAA
- a CDS encoding HalOD1 output domain-containing protein, with protein sequence MHTKHTAADEVGSVVTERRFGPDDDEAELSSVVAATVADAAGVETTELDPLYNSGVDPDALNTLFDGAGEDSRLTFDYAGYRVRVTGDGHVGVWEP encoded by the coding sequence ATGCACACGAAACACACCGCAGCAGACGAGGTAGGATCAGTTGTGACCGAGCGCCGATTCGGGCCGGACGACGACGAGGCGGAGCTCTCGTCGGTCGTCGCCGCGACGGTCGCCGACGCCGCAGGTGTCGAGACGACCGAACTCGATCCGTTGTACAACTCCGGGGTCGACCCGGACGCACTGAACACCCTCTTCGACGGTGCTGGCGAGGACTCCCGGCTCACCTTCGACTACGCGGGCTACCGCGTTCGCGTGACCGGCGACGGCCACGTCGGCGTCTGGGAGCCGTGA
- a CDS encoding bacterio-opsin activator domain-containing protein, which produces MSVVAEFTAGIDDFPLGPALGVTDTQRVELERVVPTDGGVLPFFWVWTDDPDAYVSAAGDHPAVESVTVLSRVDDGALCRARWVDDGTGLIAAIVASGVTVLDTTTDGDRWRIRVRATDRDDISSLLDQCRASEVDIELRRLAPESGPDEHDGLTDAQREILLLALESGYFEEPREASLEDLASELGVSRQAVGTRLRRAYGNLIEHSLVLP; this is translated from the coding sequence GTGAGCGTCGTCGCCGAGTTCACCGCCGGTATCGACGACTTCCCGCTCGGACCCGCGTTGGGTGTCACCGACACCCAGCGCGTCGAACTCGAGCGAGTCGTCCCGACAGACGGGGGGGTCCTGCCGTTCTTCTGGGTCTGGACCGACGACCCGGACGCCTACGTCTCGGCGGCGGGTGACCACCCCGCAGTCGAGTCCGTCACGGTCCTCAGTCGCGTCGACGACGGCGCACTCTGTCGGGCGCGGTGGGTGGACGACGGCACCGGACTGATCGCGGCCATCGTCGCCTCCGGCGTCACCGTCCTCGACACGACGACCGACGGGGACCGGTGGCGGATCAGAGTCCGCGCGACCGACAGAGACGACATCTCTTCACTCCTCGACCAGTGCCGTGCGTCCGAGGTGGACATCGAACTGCGACGACTCGCGCCGGAGTCCGGGCCGGACGAACACGACGGACTCACCGACGCACAACGGGAGATTCTGCTCCTCGCACTCGAATCGGGCTACTTCGAGGAGCCACGCGAGGCGTCTCTGGAGGACCTCGCGTCGGAACTCGGCGTCTCCCGACAGGCGGTCGGCACGCGACTCCGGCGAGCCTACGGGAACCTGATCGAACACTCGCTCGTGCTCCCGTGA
- a CDS encoding amidohydrolase family protein has translation MLELEHGFRVVDVNARLDPNAEEVATFGRDITPERLEREMHQSGVVRAVVSPGSRAAREGYLQANNAVARLSVDRPFLAFARLSGPRDPGAGASSRLRNLASSRQSHHTDPEDVEQYAYDDRFHGFVLAPGRDGLPDDETLAMLDEVGLPVLVHAGESFTPAQARETLLDYSFPVVLTSFGGFPLNRELMSSAIDLLETREQLYLDTSFVRYRGLLERGLLEHPDRVLFGSGAPDAHPSVGVMEILTLDVSEDALKRVFSKNPARVVPALGRGEE, from the coding sequence ATGCTGGAACTGGAGCACGGCTTCCGCGTCGTGGACGTGAACGCGCGACTCGACCCGAACGCCGAGGAGGTGGCGACCTTCGGGCGGGACATCACGCCGGAACGACTCGAACGGGAGATGCACCAGTCGGGGGTCGTCCGGGCGGTGGTGTCGCCGGGGAGCCGAGCGGCACGCGAGGGCTACCTGCAGGCGAACAACGCCGTCGCGCGACTCAGTGTCGACCGCCCGTTCCTCGCCTTCGCGCGACTCTCCGGGCCGCGCGACCCGGGTGCGGGCGCGTCGAGTCGGCTCCGGAACCTCGCCTCCAGTCGGCAGTCGCACCACACCGACCCGGAGGACGTGGAGCAGTACGCCTACGACGACCGGTTCCACGGCTTCGTGCTCGCGCCGGGCCGGGACGGCCTGCCGGACGACGAGACGCTCGCCATGCTGGACGAGGTGGGTCTGCCCGTGCTGGTCCACGCGGGAGAGTCGTTCACGCCCGCCCAGGCCCGCGAGACGCTGCTGGACTACTCGTTTCCGGTCGTCCTGACGAGTTTCGGTGGCTTCCCGCTGAACCGCGAACTGATGTCGTCGGCCATCGACCTGCTGGAGACGCGGGAGCAACTCTACCTGGACACCAGTTTCGTGCGGTATCGCGGCCTGCTCGAGCGCGGCCTGCTCGAGCATCCGGACCGCGTGCTGTTCGGCAGTGGCGCGCCGGATGCACACCCCAGCGTCGGCGTGATGGAGATTCTGACGCTGGACGTGTCGGAGGACGCACTGAAGCGTGTCTTCTCGAAGAACCCGGCGCGTGTCGTCCCGGCGCTGGGTCGTGGCGAGGAGTGA
- a CDS encoding GNAT family N-acetyltransferase yields the protein MDDERSEGSARNDDASASTPNGDIGSSSADYTIRDALPTVEDFLHLRESADMAPRSREAVERGLPNSVVGAIAVHDPTDETVGMARIVGDDGAVYHVCDMVVHPDHQGRGLGTRLMERLLAYVEETAPPQAYVNLVADVDGFYEQFGFEETAPVSKGMYLRTE from the coding sequence ATGGACGACGAGCGGAGCGAGGGATCGGCACGGAACGACGACGCCTCGGCGTCGACGCCGAACGGCGACATCGGGTCGTCGTCGGCCGACTACACGATCCGGGACGCCCTCCCGACGGTCGAGGACTTTCTCCACTTGCGCGAGTCGGCGGACATGGCTCCCCGGTCGCGCGAGGCGGTCGAGCGCGGGCTACCGAACTCGGTGGTCGGTGCCATCGCGGTGCACGACCCGACCGACGAGACGGTCGGGATGGCCCGCATCGTCGGCGACGACGGCGCTGTCTACCACGTCTGCGACATGGTCGTCCACCCGGACCACCAGGGTCGCGGATTGGGGACGCGACTGATGGAGCGGTTGCTGGCCTACGTCGAGGAGACCGCGCCACCGCAGGCGTACGTGAACCTCGTGGCGGACGTGGACGGCTTCTACGAGCAGTTCGGTTTCGAGGAGACTGCGCCGGTCTCGAAGGGGATGTACCTGCGGACCGAGTGA
- a CDS encoding acyl-CoA dehydrogenase family protein — MELLDEGPVPDHALDVKHEAREFAEEHIAPAAAEYYESGDYPWDVLEAGMDANLIAQDISEEYGGRGLSLEEILAIAEEFYRADAGIALTLQLASFGCEITDHYGTDEQKEEYLRPVAENDQISGLAVSEPDTGSDLAGMTTSAEKVEGGYELNGEKYWVGNAVEADWLTVYAKTGDKEDRYSNYSLFIVETDTEGYDAEHIPEKMGMRASKQGHIVFDDCFVPEENLIGTEGGGFYMLADFFNHGRVIVGGHGLGLAAAAIEEAWEFVHGRKAFGRNVSEFQSVQHILADMRMEFEAARALNWRAAKHVANGENAGFWAASCKTKSTETATMCAERGMQLHGGRSVLTENRISRVYRDVRIPVIYEGANEIQRNLIYRQQG; from the coding sequence ATGGAACTGTTGGACGAGGGACCGGTCCCCGATCACGCACTCGACGTGAAGCACGAGGCCCGCGAGTTCGCCGAGGAGCACATCGCCCCGGCGGCCGCAGAGTACTACGAGTCAGGCGACTACCCGTGGGACGTGCTGGAAGCGGGGATGGACGCGAACCTGATCGCACAGGACATCTCCGAGGAGTACGGCGGTCGCGGCCTGAGCCTCGAGGAGATTCTCGCGATCGCCGAGGAGTTCTACCGTGCCGACGCCGGCATCGCCCTGACGCTCCAGTTGGCGAGTTTCGGCTGTGAGATCACGGACCACTACGGCACCGACGAGCAGAAGGAGGAGTATCTGCGCCCGGTCGCCGAGAACGATCAGATCTCCGGGCTCGCGGTCTCGGAACCGGACACCGGCTCCGACCTCGCGGGGATGACGACGAGCGCCGAGAAGGTCGAGGGCGGCTACGAACTGAACGGCGAGAAGTACTGGGTCGGCAACGCCGTCGAGGCCGACTGGCTGACGGTCTACGCGAAGACCGGCGACAAGGAGGACCGCTACTCCAACTACTCGCTGTTCATCGTCGAGACGGACACCGAGGGGTACGACGCCGAGCACATCCCGGAGAAGATGGGGATGCGCGCCTCGAAGCAGGGCCACATCGTCTTCGACGACTGCTTCGTCCCCGAGGAGAACCTGATCGGTACGGAGGGCGGCGGCTTCTACATGCTCGCGGACTTCTTCAACCACGGGCGCGTGATCGTCGGCGGGCACGGACTCGGCCTCGCGGCCGCGGCCATCGAGGAGGCGTGGGAGTTCGTCCACGGCCGGAAGGCCTTCGGCCGGAACGTCTCGGAGTTCCAGTCGGTCCAGCACATCCTCGCGGACATGCGCATGGAGTTCGAGGCCGCCCGTGCGCTCAACTGGCGCGCCGCGAAACACGTCGCGAACGGCGAGAACGCGGGCTTCTGGGCCGCCTCCTGCAAGACGAAGTCGACGGAGACGGCGACGATGTGTGCCGAACGCGGGATGCAACTCCACGGCGGGCGCTCGGTCCTGACCGAGAACCGCATCTCGCGGGTCTACCGCGACGTGCGCATCCCGGTCATCTACGAGGGCGCAAACGAGATCCAGCGCAACCTCATCTACCGCCAGCAGGGCTGA
- a CDS encoding 2Fe-2S iron-sulfur cluster-binding protein: MAADQTTGDDPPTATEVRVTVRHDGAETVLTTTPGRNLRNLLLDAGLSPYTRLTSRANCGGRGICATCGVRIREGAEPPSHWHDRLADRFGYPRLSCQVTVEDDLTVELPEKLVWGGRE, encoded by the coding sequence ATGGCAGCAGACCAGACGACGGGAGACGACCCGCCGACCGCGACCGAGGTTCGCGTCACGGTGCGCCACGACGGCGCGGAGACGGTGCTGACGACGACACCGGGCCGAAACCTGCGGAATCTCCTGCTGGACGCCGGTCTCTCGCCGTACACCCGACTGACGAGTCGGGCGAACTGCGGCGGGCGCGGCATCTGTGCGACCTGTGGCGTCCGGATTCGAGAGGGGGCGGAGCCACCGAGTCACTGGCACGACCGACTGGCCGACCGGTTCGGCTACCCGCGACTCTCCTGTCAGGTGACCGTCGAGGACGATCTGACGGTCGAACTGCCGGAGAAACTGGTCTGGGGCGGGCGGGAGTGA